In the Manis javanica isolate MJ-LG chromosome 12, MJ_LKY, whole genome shotgun sequence genome, one interval contains:
- the BOK gene encoding bcl-2-related ovarian killer protein encodes MEVLRRSSVFAAEFMDAFDRSPTDKELVAQAKALGREFVHARLLRAGLAWSAPERAAPAPGGRLAEVCAVLLRLGDELELIRPSIYRNVARQLNVSVQSETVVTDAFLAVATQIFSAGITWGKVVSLYSVAAGLAVDCVRQAQPAVVHALVDCLGEFVRKTLVAWLRRRGGWTDVLKCVVSTDPGFRSHWLVATLCSFGRFLKATFFVLLPER; translated from the exons ATGGAGGTGCTGCGGCGCTCCTCGGTCTTCGCCGCGGAGTTCATGGACGCCTTTGACCGCTCGCCCACCGACAAGGAGCTGGTGGCCCAAGCCAAGGCTCTCGGCCGCGAGTTCGTGCACGCGCGGCTGCTGCGCGCCGGCCTCGCCTGGAGCGCGCCCGAGCGCGCCGCGCCCGCTCCCGGGGGCCGCCTGGCCGAGGTGTGCGCGGTCCTGCTGCGCCTGG GGGACGAGCTGGAGCTGATCCGGCCCAGCATCTATCGCAACGTGGCGCGCCAGCTGAATGTCTCTGTGCAGTCGGAGACTGTGGTGACGGACGCCTTTCTGGCTGTGGCGACCCAGATCTtctctgcag GCATCACGTGGGGCAAGGTGGTGTCCCTGTACTCGGTGGCCGCGGGGCTGGCTGTGGACTGTGTGCGGCAGGCCCAGCCCGCCGTGGTCCACGCTCTCGTCGACTGCCTTGGAGAGTTTGTGCGCAAGACCCTGGTGGCTTGGCTGAGGAGGCGCGGTGGATGG ACCGATGTCCTCAAGTGTGTGGTCAGCACCGACCCTGGCTTCCGGTCCCATTGGCTGGTGGCCACACTCTGCAGCTTTGGCCGCTTTCTGAAGGCCACCTTCTTTGTGCTGTTGCCAGAGAGATGA
- the LOC108399786 gene encoding uncharacterized protein isoform X2, whose product MGKPARAESWHRRRLSAVSSTACGRKGGDGLAQRHIWEPAGSPQRGQALWTELSCGRGRAGGQGKHTGSTSGSPARRQGAGVVPPTGGAVATQSWPPLADATSQTGTPPPQAGDRRSLLGRRLPAQGFQERGRLVTRLGLDTPHGPASPPCYVEGQPGAPASERDQTVQKWGRARGRVKSGGAPHQNLLSVPTGQDAVSMMQRTGDHITTKIKELERVERGIRGHDGPGGRAKAPFQRPGPEYREAARTAGCGEVGGPCACLPEVIGSMQNAVLDQPRSWSGHGAGVGPAGADPSSPGGKPVDTASSGRTPQ is encoded by the exons ATG GGGAAGCCCGCACGGGCAGAGAGCTGGCACAGGAGACGGCTGAGCGCGGTGTCTTCCACGGCATGTGGACGGAAAGGCGGTGATGGGCTGGCTCAGCGGCACATCTG GGAGCCCGCAGGGAGCCCGCAGAGGGGGCAGGCTCTCTGGACAGAGCTGTCCTGTggcagagggagggcaggaggccagGGGAAACACACCGGAAGTACATCAGGAAGCCCAGCCAGACGTCAGGGGGCTGGAGTTGTGCCCCCCACGGGTGGGGCGGTGGCAACGCAGAGCTGGCCTCCACTTGCAG ATGCCACCAGCCAGACAGGGACACCCCCACCTCAAGCAGGAGACCGGAGGAGCCTTCTCGGGAGACGTCTGCCTGCGCAGGGCTTCCAGGAGAGAGGCAGGCTGGTCACCAGGCTCGGCCTGGACACTCCACACGGACCTGCCAGTCCTCCCTGCTACGTGGAAGGACAGCCAGGAGCTCCTGCCTCTGAGAGGGACCAAACCGTGCAGAAGTGGgggagagccaggggcagggtGAAAAGTGGGGGTGCCCCCCACCAAAACCTCTTGTCGGTCCCCACAGGGCAAGATGCTGTGTCCATGATGCAGAGAACAGGAGACCACATCACGACGAAAATCAAAGAATTAGAAAGAGTAGAAAGAGGCATCAGGGGTCATGATGGTCCGGGAGGCAGAGCGAAGGCACCCTTCCAGAGACCAGGACCGGAATACCGAGAGGCAGCGCGGACAGCGGGCTGTGGCGAAGTCGGGGGCCCTTGCGCCTGTCTGCCC GAAGTGATCGGATCAATGCAGAACGCTGTTCTGGATCAACCCAGAAGCTGGAGTGGCCACGGAGCAGGTGTGGGGCCGGCAGGAGCTGATCCTTCCTCTCCAGGTGGAAAGCCAGTCGATACAGCCTCCAGTGGAAGAACGCCGCAGTGA
- the LOC108399786 gene encoding uncharacterized protein isoform X1, which yields MKSMEGKPARAESWHRRRLSAVSSTACGRKGGDGLAQRHIWEPAGSPQRGQALWTELSCGRGRAGGQGKHTGSTSGSPARRQGAGVVPPTGGAVATQSWPPLADATSQTGTPPPQAGDRRSLLGRRLPAQGFQERGRLVTRLGLDTPHGPASPPCYVEGQPGAPASERDQTVQKWGRARGRVKSGGAPHQNLLSVPTGQDAVSMMQRTGDHITTKIKELERVERGIRGHDGPGGRAKAPFQRPGPEYREAARTAGCGEVGGPCACLPEVIGSMQNAVLDQPRSWSGHGAGVGPAGADPSSPGGKPVDTASSGRTPQ from the exons ATGAAAAGCATGGAG GGGAAGCCCGCACGGGCAGAGAGCTGGCACAGGAGACGGCTGAGCGCGGTGTCTTCCACGGCATGTGGACGGAAAGGCGGTGATGGGCTGGCTCAGCGGCACATCTG GGAGCCCGCAGGGAGCCCGCAGAGGGGGCAGGCTCTCTGGACAGAGCTGTCCTGTggcagagggagggcaggaggccagGGGAAACACACCGGAAGTACATCAGGAAGCCCAGCCAGACGTCAGGGGGCTGGAGTTGTGCCCCCCACGGGTGGGGCGGTGGCAACGCAGAGCTGGCCTCCACTTGCAG ATGCCACCAGCCAGACAGGGACACCCCCACCTCAAGCAGGAGACCGGAGGAGCCTTCTCGGGAGACGTCTGCCTGCGCAGGGCTTCCAGGAGAGAGGCAGGCTGGTCACCAGGCTCGGCCTGGACACTCCACACGGACCTGCCAGTCCTCCCTGCTACGTGGAAGGACAGCCAGGAGCTCCTGCCTCTGAGAGGGACCAAACCGTGCAGAAGTGGgggagagccaggggcagggtGAAAAGTGGGGGTGCCCCCCACCAAAACCTCTTGTCGGTCCCCACAGGGCAAGATGCTGTGTCCATGATGCAGAGAACAGGAGACCACATCACGACGAAAATCAAAGAATTAGAAAGAGTAGAAAGAGGCATCAGGGGTCATGATGGTCCGGGAGGCAGAGCGAAGGCACCCTTCCAGAGACCAGGACCGGAATACCGAGAGGCAGCGCGGACAGCGGGCTGTGGCGAAGTCGGGGGCCCTTGCGCCTGTCTGCCC GAAGTGATCGGATCAATGCAGAACGCTGTTCTGGATCAACCCAGAAGCTGGAGTGGCCACGGAGCAGGTGTGGGGCCGGCAGGAGCTGATCCTTCCTCTCCAGGTGGAAAGCCAGTCGATACAGCCTCCAGTGGAAGAACGCCGCAGTGA